Sequence from the Granulicella sp. L56 genome:
ACACGACGGACCTGCTGAGCTACTCCGATCAGGCCGCGATTCGATATCACAATGCGCTTATCTCCGAGACGCACACCTTCAACGCTCATCTGTTGAACAACTTCAGCCTGAGCTATCAGATTGAAGATGCCTCGCGCGGACCGCTGGCGGGCGCGCCGGATGTGAATGATCTGGGCGTAAACGTCTGGCAGCCTGCCTTCAAGCAGATCAATCAGATTCAGGTGACGAACTTCTTTACGATTGGCGACAATCCGGCAGCAAGTTTCCGCCGCAATAACTACACGCTGGCCGACGATCTGCACTGGGTGCTCGGCAGTCACACGATGAGCTTCGGGTTTCATGGAGAGCTGGCCAAGGTCGATGTCGACAATCAGTTTCAGCAACCCGGTATCTTCCAGTTCAACAGCAACGCTTCCATCTCGAACCCTTTGGCCGACTATCTATTGGGCGGGCTGACGAACTTTCAGCAAGCCTCGGGACAATACTTCAACAACCGCTATCATGTGACCGGCTACTACGCTCAGGACAGTTGGAAGGTGAGCCGACGGCTGACACTGAACTACGGAATCCGCTATGAACCCTTCGCGCCGCAACATGAGAACCATGAACGAGAGGGAATGTTCAGCCCGGCTGCGCGCGCTGCCGGGACTGTCTCGACGACGCATCCCACTGCGCTTGCCGGCTTGCTGTTTCCTGGCGACGCAGGATTTGTCGAGAACATGGTACATCCCATCTACTCTCACTTCATGCCTCGCGTTGGATTTGCATTGGATGTATTTGGTGATGGAAAGACCAGCATCCGCGGCGGCGCCGGACAGTTTTATGACACGCGCCTGCCGGGAGTCTTCGACAACATCTTCGCCAACTCGGTGCCGTTTGTCGCCTCCGTCAACGTGCAGTTTTTGCCGACGGCGCTGGCTGATTTCTCGAACCCCTATGCGAGCGTAGCGGGCGGCAATCCGTTCCCTGCTCCGCAGCCTCCGTCGGCAAGCTACTTCACGACGGCGAACTATCAGTCGTCGAGCTATAGTACGTTCGATCCAACGAAGTTCCGCCTGCCGGTGACGTACTCCTGGAACCTTGCGGTGGAGCAGCAGTTGACCGACAAGCTTTCCAGCCGGATCGCCTATGTTGGATCGCGCAGCAATCACCAGTATGTGCCGTCGGACATCAATCCGACCTATAACCAGGGGCCGAACGTAGGCAAGCGCGTCTACTATTCGCCGAACTTATTGCAAAACTACACGCAGGCAATCGCGCAGGTGGATACAGGCGGAAACGCAATCTACCACTCGCTACAGGCCTCGCTGCAGAACCGGGTGAGCACAGGGCTTACTCTTTTTCTCAAGTACACCTGGTCGAAGGCGATTGATAACTTCCCGTTTGGCGCATCGGCTACCGCCGTCGTACCGGGTTCGGGATATTCGCTTCCGGTCTATGAACCTCACTTCAAACGGCTGGACAGTGGTCCTTCGGACTACGACCACCGCAACGTGGTGTCTCTCTCGTACGTGTGGATCTTGCCGAAGCTCAGCAAAGGCAATGCAGCAGTTCGATATATTGCGAACGGCTGGCAGACCAATGGCATCTTCGCCTTCCGCAGCGGCGATCCTCTCACTGTGACCGGCGCAGGCAACAGCGGAACCAACCTGGGTCGCGAGCGCGGCGTGTGGAATAGTCAGAATCCTTATGGTGGCAACGCCTGCGGAGGGGTCGGCACTGCATGCAAGTCGTACCTGAACACTGCCAACTTCTCGACCAATCCAAGCTACACGGTGAACCTGCCGTTGTCGTACGGCAATATCGTGAAGGGCAGCTTCGTCGGGCCGCAATATACCGACTGGGACGTCAGTGTCGTGCGCTACTTCCCCGTGCATGAGGCTGTGCAGTTGCAGTTCCGCGCGGAGTATTTCAACGTGCTGAACCACACCAACTTCGGCGACCCGAATGCCTCGGTGACGAATGGAGCCTTTGGCCGGGTCACTTCGGCCAGCGATCCGCGCATCGGCCAGATGTCGCTGAAGCTATCGTTCTAACCGCTTGAGCATTAGGCCTGGGCATGTGGTGCAAAGAAAATCTCTTTGCACCACATGCCCTTCACTTTCATTCGGCTTAGCTGGTGACGGCATGGGAGATCGACGATGGCAACACGAAGAGAGATATTGGCCGGAGGATTAAAGGCCGCGGTGGCAGTAGTGCTTTCGCGAACGGCAATCGACAAGAGACTACTGGCACAGGTCGCGCAGCATCCTGACGATATGACGCTGAACAGTGCGCCGAGGCTGCAGACCTTTCCGCCGCCTGACTTTGGAACGATACCGAAGGTGCTGCCGAAGGAAGCGAAGGCGGTTGCAGGCGCTGGATCATTGAAAGCCCACGCTGCACGGCACCAATTAATTTCGGGAGCCGCCGTGGTCGTGCGCTCGCTCGGCAACGATACCGCGCTGGCGGAGTTAATCCTCGATCAGTGCGGCATCCTCGTACCCGAGGGCGAACTGAAGTGGCGCGCCCTTCGGCCAGCACAAGACAAGTTCGACTTCTCCCAGTCCGACGCACTCTTCGCCTTCGCGGCGGAGCATCATTTGCTGGTTCGTGGGCACACGCTCGCGTGGCATAACAGCGTGCCCGATTGGTTGATGGCCGCGCCCGCAAGTCTGGATGTGCGGACATTGTTTGTCGAGCACATTCGCACTGTGATGGGGCGATACCGAGGACGAGTGCATTCGTGGGATGTCGTGAACGAAGCGATCCTGCCGAAGGACGCGATGCCCGGCAACTTGAGAAAGTCCTTCTGGTATGAGCGCGTAGGCGCGGACTATATCGACCTTGCCTATCACACGGCGCGCGAAGCAGACCCGAAAGCCAAGCTCACTTACAACGACTACGGCGTGGAGTACGAGAACGCAGAGGACGAGGAGCGCCGACGTGCGATTCTTGAGTTGTTGCGTGGAATGCAGGCGCGCAGAGTGCCCTTGGATGCGGTTGGAATTCAGTCGCATATCAAGGCAGCTTCGCCATCGATCGTCGGCAACGGTTTAGCAGATTACATGGAAGCAATTCGCGCAATGAAGCTCGAGGTTTACCTCACCGAGCTCGATGTCAACGAGCATGATATTGCGTCGAATGAGATCGCGGAACGCGATCGCCTGATCGCTCAGACATATAAGAACTTTCTCGATGTCGCGCTGAACAATGCATCGGTGAAGCTGGTGTTGACGTGGGGCATCAGCGATCGCCGAACGTGGTTGAATGACGGACCGACGCATCACCGCAAACAGCCGAATCGGCCGCAGCGTTCCCTTCCCTTCGATCCGGAGTATCGGCCAACGCCAGCGTTTTTTGCCATTCGCGAGAGCTTTGACAGCCGCAGCGCCAAAAGGTGAACAAGCGGCAACATTCAGCAACTCATTTTTAGCCGGGCGCGCGACATGCGAGCTCTCTACCTACAAGGAACGGTCCTCTGCATGGCTTTCGTCACCACCCTCTTTCTATTTTTTGTTCTTACTCCTGCTTGCCTCCTTGCTGCTCCGCTGTCTTCGCACAGCCAGAACAAGGCTCCTCTCTATCTTGATTCCAGCGCTCCTCTGCAACAGCGTGTCAACGATCTGGTCGGGCGCATGACGCTCGAAGAAAAAGTCGCACAGATGCAGAACGAAGCGCCGGCAATTCCGCGCCTGCATGTTCCTTCCTATGACTGGTGGAATGAAGGCCTGCACGGCATGGCGCGGTCCGGCTATGCCACCGTGTTTCCGCAGGCGATTGGACTGGCTGCGACTTGGGACCCAAAATTAATTGGCAGAGCCTCCGATGTCATCTCAACGGAGGCGCGTGCAAAGTACAACGAAGCACAGCGCCTGGGAAATCACTCGATCTTTTACGGCCTGACTATCTGGTCGCCGAACATCAACATCGTTCGCGATCCTCGCTGGGGACGCGGTCAGGAGACCTATGGGGAAGACCCTTTCCTGACGGGTGAGATCGGCAGCGCCTTTGTGCGCGGGCTGCAAGGCAACAATCCCAGATATCTGAAGACGGTGGCTACAGCCAAGCACTTCGCTGTACATAGTGGGCCGGAGTCGGAGCGGCACAGCTTCGATGCCGCGATCTCTCCCCACGACCTTGAAGACACCTACCTGCCCGCATTTCGCGAGCTGGTGACGCAGGCACAGGTGGACAGCGTGATGTGCGCGTATAACGCAGTCGATGGCGCACCTGCGTGCGCCAACACCATGCTGTTGCAACAGAAGCTGAAGCG
This genomic interval carries:
- a CDS encoding endo-1,4-beta-xylanase codes for the protein MATRREILAGGLKAAVAVVLSRTAIDKRLLAQVAQHPDDMTLNSAPRLQTFPPPDFGTIPKVLPKEAKAVAGAGSLKAHAARHQLISGAAVVVRSLGNDTALAELILDQCGILVPEGELKWRALRPAQDKFDFSQSDALFAFAAEHHLLVRGHTLAWHNSVPDWLMAAPASLDVRTLFVEHIRTVMGRYRGRVHSWDVVNEAILPKDAMPGNLRKSFWYERVGADYIDLAYHTAREADPKAKLTYNDYGVEYENAEDEERRRAILELLRGMQARRVPLDAVGIQSHIKAASPSIVGNGLADYMEAIRAMKLEVYLTELDVNEHDIASNEIAERDRLIAQTYKNFLDVALNNASVKLVLTWGISDRRTWLNDGPTHHRKQPNRPQRSLPFDPEYRPTPAFFAIRESFDSRSAKR